From the Gammaproteobacteria bacterium genome, the window CCCATCTTCGCGGCGATCGCAGGGCTCATGTACCCGATCGTCGGCGCGATCGTCGCCAAGCTGTGGTACGCGGAGAAGATTACCCGCCGCGCGGCCTTGGGCATCGCGATCATCATCGCTGGCGGCGTGGCGGTGTATGCCCCCGGCATCTTCGCGGAACTCAACGGCACCGGCACCGGCGCATGGCTGGGCTATGTGGGCGGGCTGATGGCCGCGTTCGGCTGGGGTATGGAGGGCGCAATCGCCGGTCGCGCGCTGGACGTGACGGACCCCGATGTGGGTCTGCCAGTGCGCTTCTTCGCGGAGACGCTCTACTGGGTCGTGCTGATCGTTCCCGCCATCGCGCTATTCACGGACCTGCCCGTGGGCGATGTCATCGTCCAGACTTTCAATCCGTGGGCGATCGTCTGGATTCTGCTGGCGGGCCTGACTTTCGGCTTCTGTTATGTGTCCTGGTACAAGGCCTTTCCCCTGATCGGCGTGGGCCGCGGCCAGGCGTTCGCGGCCCTGTACGGTGTTTTCGCCGTCATCTTCCTCGCCCTGTTCGCAGGACAGATTCCCGGCTGGAATTTCGTCCTCGGACTGGCCTTGACGGTATTCGGAGGATTCGTGATGTACACCGAGCGTAGCGAGGTGCTCGAAGTTTTGCGCGCCGTGCGAACCCACGCCGAGCCGCAAGACCAGGCGCGTTCCACTCAGGAACTGGGGATCTGACATGAGCAAACTCCACATGAAAGGCTATATCCTGCAGACATTAAGACAGCGGCAGGAGGGGCTGTGGGATCACCAGATCGCGGAGCAGGTGCTCAAAGAATACGGATTGCATGGCGACTATTGGCGAGGCAACGTGCGCCTGACCCTGACCGATCTTTACGCCGGAGGCCTGCTCGAAGAGCTGGACCAGGCTCTGGACGACGGCTCGCATTTCGGCAATGGCAAGGTACTGTTCAAGTTCAGGCTGTCGCCCTTCGGGCTCGAACGCATGCGGGGCGCGGGGCTCGCTTGAGCCTCGACTGAAAAGGCCGTCCAGCGAGATCAATCGAAAATTCAGTTTAAGGAGTTACCGTCATGTCAGAGTTCTGGGGCTTCCCGGGCGCTCATATCCTCGCGTTAGTCGTCATATCGGCTCTCGCTCTCGCCTGTCTATGCCAGGCACGGCGATTCGTCACGCAGCTGTAGATGGGTGACGGTCATCTCGGCCGGTCACTATCGATCGCGACAACGAACGCTTACTGGACTTAAGTTGGCTTGGGTTAAACGCTCAAGCGGGAGGGTATTGATGATTGGGCATCCCCCGCTCCCCGTAGCTATTGCCGTTAGTGTTATCTCATTCTTGTTTCAGCCGGGCTGCGCGCTCAGGACACTGAGTTTCTAGAACTCCAGGCGCAGACCGACCCGGGCTAGAAATGCGTCGTCGATCGCGTTTCCTTCGCGGCCGACGTCGTCGGTGAAGGTCCGCCGCCAGTCGGCATAAGGCCCATGAACCTCGGAATGGTTCTCGGACGTGTTGATCATGTAATTGCCGGACAGCGGCAGGCGAACCAGCTCGGCGCTGCGCTCGCTGGCGACCTCGACCCAACGGTAGTGCTCGTGCAGCACGCTGCACGGATCGGTGAAGTCTTAAGACTTGCGCCGATATCATCTCATCCTTTGATCGTAGGTCCACTTACGAACCTTGATGGCGGTGAGTTTGGCGGCATCCGGATGATTTGGGTTGATGAGGATGTTGTGCTCCTCGGGAACAATCACCGACGGCACTTCGGCCAGTAGCGTCGTCTTTCCCTGAAGCCAGGCCGTTCCCCAATCCATCGACACCTTGCCAGCGGGCTCGGCATCCCAGCCGACGTGACTTGCCGGGTCGAAGACGATTCGCGAGTTCCATGCCCCGATTGGAATCTGGATCTGCGCCAGATAGCGGTTAAGCGGTAAACCATCACCGGAACTTAAATGAACCACCGTCTCCAAACCGGCCAGCGAACGCGAGACCGAGGTGTAGATCAAGGGGATGCCCTTACGGTTCCAGCAACCGCCAGTGACTTCAGCGCCCCTTCCAGAGAGGTCGTGTGCCTCGTATTCTGGTGTGTCGGCTGCTATGCGCCAGACACCAATGTCCACGCTTTACGCGTAGGCGCCAGACTGCATCCGCGCGACCAGGTCGGAGACTATGCCACGGCCATCGCTGGTGTCCATCAACTCGGCTGGGCGCTTACCGCCAAGAGCCGCCTGCGGCCGGTCTAACCACGCCGCAACCCATTTGGCGGCATCTAAGCCTGCAGCGTCGCCGGATTCCTTGACCATTTGGCCTACCTGACCGACCAGACGTGCGATGCCAAGGACACGCTCGCTTTCGTCTTGATTCAGCACCTGCTGTTCGCGCAGCTTGCGATTGACCGTGGCTCGGGCTAGACCGATGGTGCTGTAAAGTTTTTCCTTCGAGATCGCCATATCCTCGGAGATCAGCACGAGTAGACCCGCGGGCACACCCTCTTTTACCAGCTCCACCCTTTCGATGGCATCGAAGGGGTAAATAGAAGCGAGTGGCCGGCGTCGGCTAAGGAGGTCGCGCCAGAGTTTGTTCAATCTCGGGCCGCGTGTGAAGGTGTGCCTTGCGTGCCAAAACTGAGCGTCAAGATTACTGTCGCCGGGCGTAAAACTCTGATTCAGTTGATAGGCTATCTCGTCCTTCAATCCTTCTTCGTCCTGGGCCATCAGAAGCTTGGCCAGTGCCAGATGGGCTCTTTCCCCACCGGATTTGCTGCGATAGATCGCTTCAGGATATCCATCGCGACCTGCGTCTCCCCTCGCCGGGCATGGTATCGGGCGAATCTCACCGCCACGAAGCTTCTTCCTGGACTCGCCTCGAATGCACGCTTCAGTGCATCCACTGCTCGTGTGTGATCTTCCAGAACCTTTCCCAGATCAGATTCGAGAGCTAGGAGAAATTGATCCCCAGGAAAGTGCTGTAGCCCTTCGAATATCGTTTGCTCGGCCTGTCGGAGTAGTTCCGTGAGGCTTCGCTGCTGAAGTTCGAGACTAGTCGCGATATTTCCTTCTGCCATCTCTTGCAATTTCTCTTTGATCTCGTCAATTAAAAGTTGGCCCATCGAATGAAACGGATGCGACACCCGACTACCGCTAGTTTGCTTTCGAAGAATAGATTTTGCGTCTTCCCGCAACCTTTGTTTTGCCAGTTTATGCGGTGACCTAAGAGCGAGATTCCTAAGAATCGTGGCCTTCGTGTGTAGGACCGCCCGATCTGTGTAGTCGAGGGACTGCTCTGCCTTTGCGATCGCCCTTAAAGCCGCGTCAAGATCCCCGTTTGGGTGATGCATCTCAAACACGGCGCGCTGGTGTTCCACGGTGGCGATCGAGGCCCCACTATCCTCGGCGGCATCAAAGATTTGATAGGCAATCGCTTTGTTCGCGAACAGGTCGGCTAGAACCCGCCCTCGAACTATCTGCCGGAATGCTGCTTGATCGGACGCATAGTCGACGTCCATGTTACGGATGATGCGGGTAATCTGATTGGCTCGCTCTACAGGATCTGGTAGCGCTTGGCGGAACACCATCTCAGCGATGATCGGATGCCGACTCCGATACATGTGATCGCGACTGCTATAGTCATCGTAGGCGCGCACCACGTGTTCAAGCGGCTTGAAGAACTCGCGCTCAAATCTGTCGAACGTTATTCCGCTGATTCGCGAGATAAGACCTGCGCGCACGCCTACGGAAAGCCGGTGCAGAGTACAAACGTCCAGGTAGACGATTTGTGCTTCAACTGGGCGAATGTTCCTATACTCGTCGAACACGATCTCTTCGAACGGCTTATTGGAGCTTAGGTCGTGCAGCGCCACGAGCAATTGTCGTTCAGACGTCAGCTTGAAGTGGTCAAACTGTTCTTGAGCGGAAGCCGTAGCGAGTCGTCCCAGAGCACCGTGGGAAGTTAGCCTTTGCAGCAAATTCGAGATTTCGCTTTCGGTAAGATCATGTAACTCGTAGTCGTTCTCGATACGGGTTGCGAGATTTCCAGCATACACGTTCCACTCGTTGTTGCGCGCTCCGAACAGGACCGTGACTGGGGTCCTGGTCTTTGATGACCAAGACAACAAATCCTGAAGGTCTTCTATATGGGGGATCCCGTCCTCGATGACGATATAAAGGCGTTCTCCCGTCAAATAACTCAGCTCAGCGAGTTGATCACGACGAAGAAGGCCGCCTTCTTTCAGAAAGAAGATCAGTCCGTCGAAGTCGTGTGCGATGTCCCAGGCAATTCGACGGAGTGTGACCGACTTACCGCTGCCGGCATGTCCCTTGAGTGCGTACGCTTGGACCGGCTTCAACCGGCTCTTGTCAAGGAATGCGTCCAGGATTAAATCGTCCGCTACTCTCCTGGGGACATCCAGGTTCTCTTGGTACACACCCCACTCGATTGTTCGACCTTTGAAGAAGTCCAGCGGCGCGACACCATGAGTCGGCATCGCCTTATGAATGTGTAGTAGCTCGTTTTCTAGATAAGCAAGCAAATTGATTGACGGCGCGACGGGAGCCTTAATCCACCCACGAATGGATGTGTCATCCGATTTGACGAGAGCACC encodes:
- a CDS encoding DMT family transporter, giving the protein PIFAAIAGLMYPIVGAIVAKLWYAEKITRRAALGIAIIIAGGVAVYAPGIFAELNGTGTGAWLGYVGGLMAAFGWGMEGAIAGRALDVTDPDVGLPVRFFAETLYWVVLIVPAIALFTDLPVGDVIVQTFNPWAIVWILLAGLTFGFCYVSWYKAFPLIGVGRGQAFAALYGVFAVIFLALFAGQIPGWNFVLGLALTVFGGFVMYTERSEVLEVLRAVRTHAEPQDQARSTQELGI
- a CDS encoding RES family NAD+ phosphorylase: MDIGVWRIAADTPEYEAHDLSGRGAEVTGGCWNRKGIPLIYTSVSRSLAGLETVVHLSSGDGLPLNRYLAQIQIPIGAWNSRIVFDPASHVGWDAEPAGKVSMDWGTAWLQGKTTLLAEVPSVIVPEEHNILINPNHPDAAKLTAIKVRKWTYDQRMR
- a CDS encoding DUF2384 domain-containing protein; its protein translation is MAQDEEGLKDEIAYQLNQSFTPGDSNLDAQFWHARHTFTRGPRLNKLWRDLLSRRRPLASIYPFDAIERVELVKEGVPAGLLVLISEDMAISKEKLYSTIGLARATVNRKLREQQVLNQDESERVLGIARLVGQVGQMVKESGDAAGLDAAKWVAAWLDRPQAALGGKRPAELMDTSDGRGIVSDLVARMQSGAYA
- a CDS encoding SIR2 family protein, whose product is MASRTLLTPSLLETIQRGDSILFLGAGAASGAKGPNGEEAPSGERLREILCDRFLGGALRSKPLSQVAELAKNEAGLAKFQEHIKELFAPLQPAPFHLLIPSFRWYAIVTTNFDLVLEHAYDACLEREQSLAPILRDGDNFSEKLRDPSQVLYLKLHGCISRATDENLPLILASEEYARHRKNRARLFRHFEDWARERPVIFCGYDVGDPNIQQILFDLADLGVQRPYYGLVNPGIDDILQRYWSTKRFAVCTNTFEAFLKELDATIPKASRTLGALVKSDDTSIRGWIKAPVAPSINLLAYLENELLHIHKAMPTHGVAPLDFFKGRTIEWGVYQENLDVPRRVADDLILDAFLDKSRLKPVQAYALKGHAGSGKSVTLRRIAWDIAHDFDGLIFFLKEGGLLRRDQLAELSYLTGERLYIVIEDGIPHIEDLQDLLSWSSKTRTPVTVLFGARNNEWNVYAGNLATRIENDYELHDLTESEISNLLQRLTSHGALGRLATASAQEQFDHFKLTSERQLLVALHDLSSNKPFEEIVFDEYRNIRPVEAQIVYLDVCTLHRLSVGVRAGLISRISGITFDRFEREFFKPLEHVVRAYDDYSSRDHMYRSRHPIIAEMVFRQALPDPVERANQITRIIRNMDVDYASDQAAFRQIVRGRVLADLFANKAIAYQIFDAAEDSGASIATVEHQRAVFEMHHPNGDLDAALRAIAKAEQSLDYTDRAVLHTKATILRNLALRSPHKLAKQRLREDAKSILRKQTSGSRVSHPFHSMGQLLIDEIKEKLQEMAEGNIATSLELQQRSLTELLRQAEQTIFEGLQHFPGDQFLLALESDLGKVLEDHTRAVDALKRAFEASPGRSFVAVRFARYHARRGETQVAMDILKRSIAANPVGKEPIWHWPSF